In Cotesia glomerata isolate CgM1 linkage group LG3, MPM_Cglom_v2.3, whole genome shotgun sequence, one genomic interval encodes:
- the LOC123261902 gene encoding GATA zinc finger domain-containing protein 15-like, whose amino-acid sequence NNNNNNNNNNNNNNNNNNNNNNNNNNNNNNNNNNNNNNNNNNNNNNNNNNNNNNNNNNNNNNNNNNNNNNNNNNNNNNNNNNNNNN is encoded by the coding sequence aacaacaacaacaacaacaacaacaacaacaacaacaacaacaacaacaacaacaacaacaacaacaacaacaacaacaacaacaacaacaacaacaacaacaacaacaacaacaacaacaacaacaacaacaacaacaacaacaacaacaacaacaacaacaacaacaacaacaacaacaacaacaacaacaacaacaacaacaacaacaacaacaacaacaacaacaacaacaacaacaacaacaacaacaataat
- the LOC123261901 gene encoding lysozyme c-1-like — MISYSSKFIYSLFLFFVLTEVRIDGKILTECEAARELKNSGVSATFLSNWVCLMKSESGLNTSLVKGPGTMSSYSYGVFQINSLKWCKIGRKGGECNAKCENFADDDITDDIVCARKIQSTEGFKHWDGWVKKCYKNEPGLPNVSGCKSNAVKRHAVMRKIIDFFN, encoded by the exons atgatttcatattcaagtaaatttatttatagcttgtttttattttttgttcttaCGGAAGTCAGAATAGACGGAAAAATTCTGACTGAATGTGAAGCCGCGCGCGAGCTCAAAAATTCTGGAGTATCTGCTACTTTTCTGAGTAACTgg GTATGTTTAATGAAAAGTGAAAGTGGATTGAACACAAGTTTAGTAAAAGGACCCGGCACAATGTCAAGCTATTCATACGgcgtttttcaaataaatagcTTAAAATGGTGCAAGATAGGAAGAAAAGGCGGCGAGTGTAATGCTAAATGCGAAAACTTTGCCGACGATGACATAACCGATGACATTGTATGCGCTAGAAAAATTCAGAGTACCGAGGGGTTCAAGCACTGGGACGGATGGGTCAAAAAGTGCTACAAGAACGAACCAGGACTTCCTAATGTCAGCGGGTGTAAAAGTAATGCCGTTAAACGTCATGCAGTTATGAGAAAAATcatcgatttttttaactaa